One Mangifera indica cultivar Alphonso chromosome 4, CATAS_Mindica_2.1, whole genome shotgun sequence genomic region harbors:
- the LOC123213455 gene encoding LEAF RUST 10 DISEASE-RESISTANCE LOCUS RECEPTOR-LIKE PROTEIN KINASE-like 2.1 — protein sequence MGRRESSNSSNIMFSVLFFLFIGVQQAACSSSCGNIKDIRSPFRLKANPSDFGDSVFDLSCESNKTILQYGSGKYYVNNISYDDQLINVVDVHLANPSCGALPSQPLSISKTGGVNVNRTGIQFILRPDDWTSRGHIKHYGEAQFLNCSWNFGHPSYIKVPCLSGNQFHVYVFFNDSLETTNRHNSCSIISSIPIRLPLQTNPGYETIQKFLQLGFDLLWVESNCFPQNEIFYQFEFIGSVVELYCSKKSFAAYLSFLLALLLQPLLAVFNLPGIVVGPDSVIMWVYREIDALFGSFLLGSLIVRLILAPAVLLVYIFIKYKKTRKTVDTVEKFLHNQQSWMPKRHSYCEIIAMTNGFSYELGQGGFGSVYRGQLHNGCFIAVKVLKNSKFSAEEFINEVSTIGRIHHVNIVQLLGFCSEGPNRALVYEYMPNGSLDKHIFSKGGKGKSFTWKKLHEIAIGTARGIEYLHGGCDVCILHFDIKPHNILLDHNFIPKVSDFGLAKFHPKENDFVSISVTRGTIGYIAPELISRNFGVISCKSDVYSFGMLLLELVGGRRNSFSMETRSSKAYFPSWVYDQLQKGGDLELQDVAENETGIARKLCIIGLWCIQVNAASRPAITKVREMLDGSIEDLQMPPKPFFSSSQHGSVKDEILIELDSTSSSELLLLESMEGSLYIDGNV from the exons ATGGGAAGAAGGGAAtcatcaaattcatcaaacataATGTTTTCTGTGTTGTTCTTTCTATTTATTGGTGTACAACAAGCTGCATGTTCTTCTTCATGTGGAAACATCAAAGATATACGATCCCCCTTCCGGTTAAAGGCCAATCCATCGGACTTCGGTGATTCGGTATTCGATCTTAGTTGCGAGAGCAACAAAACCATCCTACAATACGGTTCTGGAAAATACTATGTGAACAACATTTCTTATGATGATCAGCTAATTAATGTTGTTGATGTTCACTTAGCCAATCCAAGCTGTGGCGCCCTTCCCTCTCAACCTCTTTCAATCTCAAAAACTGGTGGCGTTAATGTCAACAGAACAGGAATTCAATTCATATTAAGACCTGATGACTGGACAAGTAGGGGACACATTAAGCACTACGGAGAAGCCCAGTTTTTGAATTGCTCTTGGAATTTCGGTCATCCCTCGTACATAAAAGTTCCTTGTTTGAGTGGAAACCAGTTTCATGTTTATGTCTTCTTTAATGATAGCTTAGAAACAACCAATCGTCACAATTCATGCTCCATCATTTCAAGTATTCCTATACGTCTTCCTCTTCAGACAAATCCTGGCTATGAAACCATCCAGAAATTTCTTCAGTTAGGGTTTGATCTTCTGTGGGTAGAATCGAATTGTTTTCCACAGAATGAAATATTCTACCAATTTGAGTTTATCGGATCTGTAGTTGAACTCTATTGCTCTAAAA AGAGTTTTGCTGCCTATCTGTCATTTTTACTGGCTTTATTGCTTCAACCCTTACTCGCAGTATTTAACTTACCTG GCATTGTTGTTGGTCCTGATTCGGTTATTATGTGGGTCTATAGAGAAATTGATGCACTCTTTGGAAGCTTTCTGTTGG GTTCTCTTATCGTCAGATTAATCCTTGCTCCGGCGGTTTTACTTGTGTATATTTTCATCAAGTATAAGAAAACACGGAAAACGGTGGATACCGTAGAAAAATTTCTTCACAATCAACAATCCTGGATGCCTAAAAGGCATTCCTATTGTGAGATAATTGCAATGACAAACGGTTTCAGCTATGAATTAGGCCAAGGTGGTTTCGGATCGGTTTACAGGGGGCAGCTTCATAATGGTTGTTTCATTGCTGTTAAGGTGTTAAAGAATTCCAAATTTAGTGCAGAAGAATTCATCAATGAAGTCTCCACAATCGGTAGAATTCACCATGTCAATATTGTGCAATTATTGGGATTTTGTTCAGAAGGACCAAATCGTGCTCTTGTGTACGAGTATATGCCTAATGGATCTCTTGATAAGCACATTTTCTCAAAGGGAGGTAAAGGAAAGTCATTTACTTGGAAGAAACTCCATGAAATAGCTATAGGAACAGCTCGAGGGATTGAATATCTACATGGAGGATGTGATGTTTGTATTCTTCATTTCGATATTAAGCCTCATAATATCTTGCTTGACCACAATTTCATTCCAAAAGTTTCTGATTTTGGCCTTGCAAAATTTCATCCAAAGGAAAATGATTTTGTGTCCATTAGCGTTACAAGAGGAACAATAGGATATATAGCTCCTGAGTtaatttcaagaaattttggGGTTATTTCTTGTAAGtcagatgtttatagttttggaatGTTATTGTTAGAATTGGTTGGAGGGAGAAGGAATTCTTTTTCAATGGAAACTCGTTCAAGCAAAGCGTACTTCCCATCTTGGGTATATGACCAACTACAAAAGGGAGGAGATTTAGAGCTCCAAGATGTGGCTGAAAATGAAACTGGGATTGCAAGAAAATTGTGCATAATTGGGTTGTGGTGCATACAAGTGAATGCAGCAAGTCGTCCAGCAATTACTAAAGTAAGAGAAATGTTAGATGGAAGCATTGAGGATTTACAGATGCCTCCTaaacctttcttttcttcttctcaacaTGGCTCTGTGAAGGATgagattttaattgaattagatTCAACAAGTTCATCAGAGCTATTGCTGTTAGAATCAATGGAGGGAAGCTTGTATATTGATGGcaatgtttag